One stretch of Trichocoleus desertorum ATA4-8-CV12 DNA includes these proteins:
- the dusA gene encoding tRNA dihydrouridine(20/20a) synthase DusA, whose amino-acid sequence MTASTTAPSLSQRCDRPPIGNPLSVAPMMDRTDRHFRYFMRQITQRTLLYTEMVTSPAILHGDRERLLAFSPEEKPLALQVGGDDPKDLAICAQIAADLGYDEINLNVGCPSDRVQNGNFGACLMAQPERVADCVAAMMQATSIPVSVKHRIGIDDRDRYEDMVAFVQTVAAVGCERFTVHARKAWLQGLSPKENRDIPPLRYADVHRLKQDFPNLFIEINGGFTNLAQVQEQLCLVDAVMIGRAAYDQPYLFAQSDRLIYAQETTPPTPQEVAEAMLPYIDFWIAKGLKLHKITRHMLQLFAGQPGSRIWKRHLTENSCLAGAGSEVVREALAMVSRSSGSLRAIAPR is encoded by the coding sequence ATGACCGCTTCGACTACAGCACCCAGCCTATCCCAACGTTGCGATCGCCCTCCCATCGGCAACCCCCTCAGCGTCGCCCCCATGATGGATCGTACCGATCGCCACTTCCGCTACTTCATGCGGCAAATCACCCAGCGAACCCTGCTGTATACCGAAATGGTGACAAGCCCCGCAATCCTGCATGGCGATCGCGAACGATTACTAGCGTTTTCCCCCGAAGAAAAGCCCTTAGCGCTGCAAGTGGGTGGAGATGACCCCAAAGACCTCGCCATCTGTGCCCAAATTGCCGCCGACCTAGGCTACGACGAAATCAACCTCAACGTCGGTTGCCCTAGCGATCGCGTCCAAAACGGTAACTTTGGCGCTTGCCTGATGGCCCAACCAGAGCGAGTCGCCGATTGTGTCGCTGCCATGATGCAAGCAACCAGCATTCCAGTCTCCGTCAAGCACCGCATTGGGATTGATGACCGCGATCGCTACGAGGACATGGTGGCGTTTGTCCAAACCGTTGCCGCCGTAGGCTGTGAGCGCTTCACTGTCCATGCTCGCAAAGCTTGGTTGCAAGGACTCAGCCCCAAAGAAAACCGAGATATCCCGCCGCTTCGCTACGCAGACGTGCATCGGCTGAAGCAAGACTTCCCAAACCTATTCATTGAAATCAACGGCGGCTTCACTAACTTGGCTCAAGTGCAAGAACAGTTGTGCTTAGTAGATGCGGTGATGATTGGTCGTGCCGCTTACGATCAGCCTTACTTGTTTGCTCAGAGCGATCGCCTGATTTACGCTCAAGAAACTACCCCTCCCACGCCTCAGGAAGTGGCTGAAGCAATGTTGCCCTACATTGACTTTTGGATCGCTAAAGGTTTGAAGCTCCACAAAATCACCCGACACATGCTGCAACTATTTGCGGGGCAACCTGGAAGCCGAATTTGGAAACGACATCTCACAGAAAATTCTTGTCTCGCGGGTGCTGGTTCTGAAGTCGTCCGTGAAGCTTTAGCGATGGTATCCAGAAGCTCCGGAAGCTTAAGGGCGATCGCTCCTAGATAG
- the map gene encoding type I methionyl aminopeptidase codes for MNILSNLIPQASQPPRVKQRRGIELKSPREIEIMRESAKIVATVLKEISQIIQPGMTTADLDAHAEKRIREMGATPSFKGYHGFPASICSSINNEVVHGIPNAKKVIRTGDVVKIDTGAYFQGFHGDSCITIGVGEVTAEAAKLIRVAEEALYKGIEQVKAGKYLLDLAGAVQDHVEANGFVIVEDYTGHGVGRNLHEEPSVFNFRTRQMPNVKLRAGMTLAIEPILNAGSKVTRTLQDRWTVVTVDNSLSAQFEHTVLVTEDGYEILTDRTKI; via the coding sequence ATGAACATCCTCAGCAATTTGATTCCTCAAGCGTCTCAGCCGCCCCGTGTTAAGCAACGTCGGGGAATCGAGCTCAAGTCTCCGCGCGAAATTGAGATTATGCGGGAGTCAGCCAAAATTGTCGCGACCGTGTTGAAAGAAATTTCCCAAATTATTCAACCGGGGATGACGACTGCTGATCTAGATGCTCATGCAGAAAAGCGGATTCGCGAAATGGGAGCTACTCCTAGCTTTAAGGGCTATCACGGCTTCCCTGCTTCTATTTGCTCCAGCATCAATAACGAAGTAGTGCATGGGATTCCCAATGCCAAAAAGGTGATTCGCACCGGAGATGTGGTCAAGATTGACACGGGAGCTTACTTCCAAGGCTTTCATGGCGACTCTTGCATCACCATCGGTGTGGGAGAAGTGACCGCAGAAGCAGCTAAGTTAATCCGAGTGGCTGAAGAAGCACTTTACAAAGGTATTGAGCAAGTCAAAGCGGGCAAGTACTTGCTGGACTTGGCGGGTGCGGTGCAAGACCACGTTGAGGCGAATGGTTTTGTCATCGTAGAAGACTACACCGGACATGGCGTAGGTCGTAACCTGCACGAAGAACCGTCTGTATTTAACTTCCGTACCCGTCAAATGCCCAACGTCAAGCTGCGGGCAGGCATGACCCTGGCGATCGAACCGATTCTGAATGCTGGCTCCAAAGTCACCCGCACCTTACAAGACCGCTGGACGGTGGTGACAGTGGATAACTCGCTCTCAGCTCAGTTTGAGCACACCGTTTTGGTGACTGAAGACGGCTACGAAATCCTCACCGATCGCACCAAAATCTAA
- the rplS gene encoding 50S ribosomal protein L19, translating to MNAQEVIRSIEAEQLKANLPEIYVGDTVRVGVIIQEGGKERTQPYEGVVIAKRNGGINATITVRRVFQGVGVERVFLVHSPRIESVKVIRRGKVRRAKLYYLRDRVGKATRIKQRFDRGL from the coding sequence ATGAACGCGCAGGAAGTCATCCGCTCGATTGAAGCGGAGCAGTTAAAGGCAAATCTCCCTGAAATTTATGTTGGCGACACCGTCAGGGTAGGCGTCATCATTCAAGAGGGAGGCAAAGAACGGACTCAGCCTTATGAAGGCGTCGTAATTGCCAAGCGTAATGGTGGCATCAACGCCACGATTACCGTACGTCGCGTCTTCCAAGGCGTTGGTGTAGAGCGAGTGTTTTTAGTTCACTCTCCCCGCATCGAAAGCGTTAAGGTGATTCGTCGAGGCAAAGTGCGTCGCGCTAAGCTATACTACTTACGCGATCGCGTCGGTAAAGCAACTCGCATTAAGCAGCGCTTCGACCGCGGCCTCTAA
- a CDS encoding metal ABC transporter substrate-binding protein: MKPFIVLSLLSLILVGCNATQNSTSPSASPTNSPAQSSQSSDRQAQGKPTVVTTVAPLTNIVSNIAGDRAEVRGIVPEGTDSHTFEPRPSDGELLKQADLIIANGLQLEAPTLKLAEAAKPRDAKIHEVGTSTIEQGEWIFDASFPKEGGKPNPHLWVNPKYAAAYARQAAEQLTALDPAGADYYATNLKNYLQRLDQLDQVTRKVVASIPPENRKLLTYHDSWAYWAREYDVDVIGAIQPSDFNEPSAQDVSKLIDQIRESKVPAIFGSEVFPSKVAEQIAREANVKLDNTSDDDLPGEGSANAMENNNPEHTYIGMMAENLRILARNLGGDPSLVDSLETANIVGPTATAQAKP, encoded by the coding sequence ATGAAGCCCTTTATCGTTCTGTCACTTCTTAGTTTGATACTGGTAGGCTGCAACGCAACTCAGAATTCAACTTCTCCTAGTGCATCCCCTACCAATTCCCCCGCTCAATCTAGTCAGTCGAGCGATCGCCAAGCTCAAGGTAAGCCGACTGTTGTCACCACCGTTGCCCCTTTAACGAACATCGTCAGCAATATTGCGGGCGATCGCGCTGAAGTGAGAGGCATCGTCCCTGAAGGCACCGACTCTCACACCTTTGAGCCTCGCCCTTCCGATGGTGAACTGCTCAAGCAAGCCGATCTAATTATTGCTAACGGTTTGCAACTAGAAGCTCCCACCTTAAAGTTAGCTGAGGCGGCTAAGCCAAGAGACGCAAAAATTCATGAAGTTGGTACCAGCACGATCGAGCAAGGCGAGTGGATCTTTGATGCCAGCTTTCCCAAAGAAGGCGGCAAGCCAAATCCTCACCTCTGGGTTAACCCCAAATATGCAGCGGCCTATGCTCGTCAGGCAGCTGAGCAGCTCACCGCTCTAGATCCCGCTGGAGCTGACTATTACGCCACCAACCTCAAAAACTATCTGCAACGATTAGATCAACTCGATCAAGTGACTCGCAAAGTCGTGGCCAGCATTCCACCCGAAAACCGGAAGCTTCTCACCTACCACGACTCTTGGGCCTACTGGGCTCGCGAATATGACGTTGACGTGATCGGGGCCATTCAACCTTCTGATTTCAACGAACCCTCTGCCCAGGATGTCTCCAAGTTGATCGATCAGATCCGGGAAAGCAAAGTCCCTGCTATTTTTGGGTCGGAAGTGTTTCCTAGCAAAGTGGCAGAACAGATTGCCCGCGAAGCCAACGTCAAACTTGACAATACTAGTGACGACGATCTACCCGGTGAAGGTTCTGCCAATGCGATGGAAAACAACAATCCTGAACATACTTATATCGGGATGATGGCCGAAAACCTCCGCATCTTGGCGAGGAACCTCGGTGGTGATCCTAGCCTAGTAGATAGCCTAGAAACGGCCAACATCGTTGGGCCAACTGCCACCGCTCAAGCCAAGCCATAA
- the secE gene encoding preprotein translocase subunit SecE: MAKKDEVEIQEKSSGFDAVGFFKESKEELDKVVWPSRQQLVSESLAVLLMVTLSATLIYLVDNFFNWVAGKVF, translated from the coding sequence GTGGCTAAAAAAGACGAAGTAGAAATACAAGAGAAAAGTTCAGGATTTGATGCAGTTGGTTTCTTCAAAGAATCCAAAGAAGAGCTAGATAAGGTCGTTTGGCCAAGTCGTCAACAGCTCGTCAGTGAATCCTTAGCAGTATTGCTGATGGTAACCCTATCTGCAACCCTCATCTACTTGGTGGACAACTTCTTCAACTGGGTAGCTGGAAAGGTGTTTTGA
- the nusG gene encoding transcription termination/antitermination protein NusG: protein MTSASDESYNALPPEVRVESHEEESFAPNSSHWYAVQVASGCEKRVKTNLEQRVQTMDVAERILQVEIPQTPAVKIRKDGSRQNSEEKVFPGYVLIRMVMDDETWQVVKNTPNVINFVGAEQKRRYGRGRGHVKPMPLGATEVERIFKRAQEQKPVIKIDMATGDKILVLSGPFKDFEGEVIEVSPERSKLKALLSIFGRDTPVELEFNQVQKQS from the coding sequence ATGACTTCTGCATCAGATGAATCATACAATGCCCTCCCACCGGAAGTGAGAGTGGAAAGCCATGAGGAGGAGTCTTTCGCTCCTAATAGTTCTCATTGGTATGCCGTTCAAGTAGCTTCTGGTTGTGAAAAGCGGGTGAAAACTAACTTGGAGCAGCGAGTTCAAACGATGGATGTCGCTGAGCGAATCCTTCAAGTAGAAATTCCTCAAACTCCTGCTGTTAAGATTCGGAAGGATGGCAGTCGGCAAAATTCGGAAGAGAAAGTCTTTCCAGGTTATGTGCTAATTCGCATGGTCATGGACGACGAGACTTGGCAAGTTGTCAAGAACACCCCGAATGTGATTAACTTTGTCGGCGCTGAGCAAAAGCGTCGCTATGGACGCGGGCGAGGCCACGTTAAACCGATGCCGTTAGGTGCGACAGAAGTAGAACGTATCTTCAAGCGCGCTCAAGAGCAGAAGCCAGTCATCAAAATTGATATGGCAACCGGAGATAAAATTCTGGTGCTCTCGGGTCCTTTCAAGGATTTTGAAGGGGAAGTGATTGAAGTCAGTCCAGAGCGCAGCAAGCTCAAAGCCTTGCTTTCCATCTTTGGGCGAGACACTCCCGTAGAACTGGAGTTTAATCAGGTTCAAAAACAGAGCTAG
- a CDS encoding insulinase family protein: MKQSPTAMPAALTHGVRKTLLDNGLTVLTKELHTAPVVSVQVWYRVGSYDEPAGLSGISHLLEHLMFKGTNNRPVQFGRLFSALGSQSNAFTAYDQTAYYGTVERHKLPALLVLEADRMKNALINPEQLLSEKRVVISELQGYENEPGYRLERAVRKAAFPQQSYGLPIGGTKAEVETFTVEQVRDYYRKYYSPSNATLVIVGDFETEPTLQVVRSAFGQIPNEEQVGTAKPVASAMPPTLKPAATAQKAPIMLREPGSASLLQAVYPLPDLSHPDVAALQVMDYILTGGRSSRLYQALVESGLASDAGGYAANLLGSGWYSFSVTAAPGKKLSQIDRVLQRSLANLRDKPVSEAELQRAKTQLRASRLLQNRDVTSQAMQLADDQSVAGDYRYSDRLLAAIAQVTAADVQRVAKTYFQSASRTVGFFEPTQLQAGTGGTGVGATQTTENFSAGEPVDPAELEQYLPRLETTTSENTQALPEAVTLENGLRILLLPDTSTPTITLSGHIGAGSEYDSIKKAGLADLTAENVMNGTKTKDALTLAETLEDRGADLSFDTNREGVTIDGDGLATDLPLLVQTLADVLQNASFPADELELSRQRGLIGLQEQLDDPRSLGRRQFQQAIYPANHPFHSFPTPESLKQVTRDDVVQFYRTHYRPDKTVLALVGNFDPAQVRSLLKQQLGTWQAAGQAPKLNFPTVSAPQKLTYLAAPLPGKTQSVTYLGYQGIDRQDPRYYPALVLNEILGGSTLSSRLGTEIRDRQGLTYGIYSYFQTGTSAGPFLISMQTAPEDSQQAIASTLALLKQMREQGVSASEVAIAKQSLASGYPVELADPEILVEQILMNEVYGLKREELQQVSDKIQAVTVEQVNQAIQELLQPDRLVVVTAGAPASTAP, encoded by the coding sequence ATGAAGCAGTCACCTACTGCTATGCCTGCTGCCTTAACTCATGGTGTGCGAAAAACATTACTAGATAATGGTTTGACGGTTTTAACCAAAGAACTCCACACAGCTCCGGTGGTGAGCGTCCAGGTTTGGTACCGAGTCGGCTCGTACGATGAACCCGCAGGTTTGAGCGGAATTTCTCATCTGCTTGAGCATCTTATGTTTAAGGGCACCAACAATCGCCCTGTGCAATTTGGTCGTTTATTTAGTGCGCTGGGTAGCCAGTCGAATGCGTTTACTGCTTATGACCAAACTGCTTATTACGGCACCGTAGAACGTCACAAGCTGCCAGCTCTGCTGGTTTTGGAAGCAGACCGCATGAAAAATGCCCTGATCAATCCTGAGCAGCTGCTGAGCGAAAAGCGAGTCGTAATCTCGGAGCTGCAAGGGTACGAAAATGAGCCAGGTTACCGTCTAGAACGAGCAGTGCGGAAAGCGGCCTTTCCCCAGCAATCTTATGGTTTGCCCATAGGCGGCACGAAAGCTGAGGTGGAAACTTTTACGGTTGAGCAGGTACGAGACTACTACCGCAAATACTACAGTCCTAGCAATGCCACGCTAGTGATCGTGGGAGATTTTGAGACTGAACCCACTCTGCAAGTCGTCAGATCAGCTTTTGGACAAATTCCAAATGAGGAGCAGGTGGGAACCGCAAAACCTGTAGCTTCAGCGATGCCCCCCACCCTAAAACCCGCCGCTACAGCTCAGAAAGCACCGATTATGCTGCGAGAGCCGGGAAGTGCATCTCTACTGCAAGCGGTTTATCCTTTGCCTGATCTGAGTCATCCGGATGTGGCTGCGCTCCAGGTGATGGACTACATCTTGACCGGAGGTCGTAGTTCTCGGCTGTACCAAGCTTTGGTGGAATCGGGTTTAGCCAGTGACGCGGGTGGCTATGCGGCCAACTTACTCGGCTCTGGTTGGTATAGCTTCTCTGTGACCGCAGCCCCTGGCAAGAAGCTGAGCCAGATTGATCGAGTGTTGCAGCGATCGCTTGCCAACCTCCGAGATAAGCCCGTGAGCGAAGCAGAACTCCAGCGGGCCAAAACTCAACTACGCGCTTCTCGATTGCTGCAAAACCGAGATGTTACGAGTCAGGCGATGCAGTTGGCCGATGACCAAAGCGTAGCGGGAGATTACCGTTATAGCGATCGTTTGTTAGCCGCGATCGCCCAAGTCACCGCAGCGGATGTGCAGCGTGTCGCCAAAACCTATTTCCAGTCAGCTAGCCGTACCGTTGGCTTCTTTGAACCGACTCAACTGCAAGCAGGTACCGGAGGGACAGGAGTTGGGGCGACCCAAACAACCGAAAACTTTAGTGCTGGTGAACCCGTTGATCCGGCGGAGCTAGAACAATATCTGCCTCGCTTAGAGACAACTACCTCCGAGAACACCCAAGCCTTGCCAGAAGCGGTGACGCTGGAGAATGGTTTACGCATCCTGTTGCTACCAGACACCAGTACGCCAACCATCACGCTGAGTGGCCACATTGGCGCTGGAAGCGAGTACGACTCCATCAAGAAGGCTGGATTGGCTGACTTGACCGCCGAGAATGTGATGAACGGCACCAAAACCAAAGATGCTTTAACGCTAGCTGAAACACTGGAAGATCGAGGAGCTGACTTATCCTTTGATACCAATCGCGAAGGGGTCACGATTGATGGTGATGGTTTAGCAACCGATTTGCCCTTGCTGGTGCAAACGTTGGCCGATGTCTTACAAAACGCTTCATTCCCTGCTGATGAGCTGGAGTTGAGTCGGCAACGAGGTTTGATTGGTTTGCAAGAGCAATTAGATGATCCCCGCTCCTTGGGTCGCCGCCAGTTTCAGCAAGCTATTTATCCAGCCAATCATCCCTTCCATAGTTTCCCCACCCCGGAAAGCCTGAAGCAAGTTACCCGTGATGACGTAGTGCAGTTTTATCGCACTCATTATCGACCGGACAAAACCGTTTTGGCTTTAGTGGGTAACTTTGACCCTGCTCAGGTGCGATCGCTCCTCAAGCAACAACTAGGGACTTGGCAAGCGGCTGGGCAAGCTCCGAAGCTAAATTTCCCAACCGTGTCTGCTCCCCAAAAACTGACTTATTTAGCGGCTCCTTTGCCCGGAAAAACCCAATCAGTCACTTACTTGGGCTACCAGGGCATCGATCGCCAAGATCCCCGCTACTACCCAGCTTTAGTGCTAAATGAAATTTTGGGAGGGAGTACACTCTCTAGCCGTCTAGGAACAGAAATTCGCGATCGCCAAGGACTTACCTACGGCATTTATAGCTACTTCCAAACTGGCACCTCTGCGGGACCGTTCTTGATCTCAATGCAAACTGCACCTGAAGACTCCCAACAGGCGATCGCTAGCACGTTGGCTTTGTTGAAGCAGATGCGCGAACAGGGAGTGAGTGCCTCTGAAGTGGCGATCGCGAAGCAATCTCTAGCCAGCGGCTATCCGGTTGAACTGGCTGACCCCGAAATCCTAGTTGAACAAATCTTGATGAATGAGGTTTATGGCCTCAAGCGAGAAGAGTTGCAACAGGTGAGCGACAAGATTCAAGCCGTAACAGTCGAACAAGTGAACCAAGCTATCCAAGAATTGCTCCAACCGGATCGCTTAGTGGTAGTGACCGCAGGTGCGCCAGCGTCAACCGCTCCCTAA
- a CDS encoding metal ABC transporter permease has product MEFLLKPFQYEFFSRAMWVGMMAGLLCGVMGVYITTRRMSYIAHGLSHAILGGAVITYVLGFNFYIGSGIWGFGTALLIQYLTGRKIYSDAAIGIVTTASFALGVAIISTYRSFTQSFEAALFGNVLGITPTDLWVVTAVTVLLLSLVFIFYRPLLFWCFDREVAKVHGVPVFAMDTLFALMMATLLVATLQVLGVTLIISAVVIPASIARLLSNRFGTMMLLSGGLGAAIAFVGIYISYYFDIASGASVVLLSTLVFSLVLGWTRFQQRQKRYLPPPLHAEKLQ; this is encoded by the coding sequence ATGGAGTTCCTGCTCAAACCCTTTCAATACGAGTTCTTTAGTCGAGCCATGTGGGTCGGGATGATGGCAGGGTTGTTGTGCGGTGTGATGGGAGTCTACATCACCACCCGACGCATGAGTTACATCGCCCACGGTTTATCCCACGCCATCTTGGGGGGTGCTGTAATTACCTATGTTTTAGGCTTCAACTTCTATATCGGCTCTGGAATTTGGGGGTTTGGTACTGCCCTGCTGATTCAATACCTCACAGGCCGCAAAATCTACTCTGATGCTGCGATTGGCATTGTCACTACCGCTAGTTTTGCCTTGGGCGTTGCCATTATCAGCACCTATCGCAGCTTCACTCAAAGCTTTGAAGCAGCCCTATTTGGCAATGTTTTAGGCATTACACCCACCGACTTATGGGTGGTGACAGCCGTGACTGTACTCTTGCTAAGCCTGGTTTTCATCTTCTACCGTCCCTTACTTTTTTGGTGTTTTGACCGGGAAGTAGCTAAGGTACATGGCGTCCCAGTTTTCGCAATGGATACGCTGTTTGCCTTGATGATGGCAACGCTGCTAGTCGCCACCTTACAAGTGTTAGGAGTCACCTTGATCATTTCAGCAGTCGTGATTCCTGCTTCGATCGCTCGCCTTCTCAGCAATCGCTTTGGCACCATGATGCTACTCTCAGGCGGATTGGGAGCCGCGATCGCCTTTGTCGGCATCTACATCAGCTACTACTTCGACATCGCCTCTGGAGCCAGCGTCGTCCTGCTCTCCACCCTAGTTTTTAGTCTCGTTCTGGGGTGGACTCGTTTCCAACAGCGCCAAAAACGTTATTTGCCTCCACCCCTGCATGCAGAAAAATTGCAGTAA
- a CDS encoding metal ABC transporter ATP-binding protein, with translation MQPLLEVKNLACGYQSQTIFADVNFSLYPGQFSGLVGPSGSGKSTLLKTIVGLLHPWGGEIWYRGRRLKPGASPVKVGYVPQVETVDWGFPVTAEEVVMMGRYRQQRLWPWPSRCDRTKARELLSRVGIEHVARQPIGELSGGQQQRVFLARALVGDPEIVLLDEPTSSSDLHVQHELLHLLAELGQQGLAILISTHDLNSVATHLPWVICFNHGLICQGPPKDVFTPESLGKTFRGEMVVFRHNERILVASGATSLLHEMQDNLPPALYKSLPSKSA, from the coding sequence ATGCAACCTTTGCTGGAAGTCAAAAATCTTGCCTGTGGCTATCAAAGCCAAACCATTTTTGCAGATGTCAATTTCTCCTTGTACCCAGGCCAATTTTCCGGCTTGGTGGGGCCTTCAGGTAGTGGTAAGAGTACCTTACTCAAGACCATTGTGGGACTGCTGCATCCCTGGGGCGGAGAAATTTGGTATCGGGGACGCCGCCTAAAACCAGGAGCTTCTCCGGTTAAGGTGGGCTACGTTCCTCAAGTAGAGACGGTAGATTGGGGCTTTCCCGTCACCGCAGAAGAAGTGGTGATGATGGGGCGGTACCGACAGCAAAGGCTCTGGCCTTGGCCCTCCCGTTGCGATCGCACCAAGGCCAGAGAACTGCTCAGCCGCGTTGGCATTGAACATGTAGCGCGTCAGCCCATTGGTGAACTATCCGGTGGACAGCAGCAACGAGTGTTTCTAGCACGAGCGCTCGTGGGCGATCCCGAAATCGTGTTACTCGATGAACCAACCAGCAGTTCCGACTTGCATGTCCAGCACGAACTCCTGCATCTGTTAGCTGAGCTAGGGCAACAGGGCTTAGCCATCTTAATTTCTACCCATGATCTCAACTCCGTTGCCACTCACCTACCTTGGGTAATCTGCTTCAACCACGGCCTCATCTGCCAAGGCCCACCCAAAGACGTTTTCACGCCCGAAAGCTTAGGGAAAACCTTCCGAGGTGAAATGGTGGTATTTCGGCACAATGAGCGAATTTTGGTTGCGAGTGGAGCCACCTCCTTGCTGCATGAAATGCAAGACAATCTGCCACCCGCCCTCTACAAATCTCTACCTTCTAAATCTGCCTAA
- a CDS encoding plastoquinol terminal oxidase, translating into MIRLLVSFLVAVLNTFYREDDGPDLSVQVYRRFFVLETVARVPYFAYLSVLHLYETMGWWRKSDWLKIHFAEAWNELHHLLIAEALDGDRFWIDRFVARAGAFVYYWILVPVYMISPRSAYHFMQLVEEHAYHTYDTFLQKHEAALKAEPAPAVAAKYYQEGDMYLFDEFQMAAGSEQRRPQIKTLYDVFLAVRDDELEHVKTMIVCQQPDAQANFQSPHNSEKSALPEATQVAIAATTQQLVREEVKC; encoded by the coding sequence ATGATTCGCCTGCTGGTTAGCTTTCTGGTCGCTGTGCTGAATACGTTTTATAGGGAAGATGATGGCCCTGATTTATCAGTGCAGGTCTATCGTCGCTTTTTCGTGTTGGAAACCGTGGCGCGGGTGCCTTATTTTGCCTACCTATCCGTGCTGCATCTCTACGAAACAATGGGCTGGTGGCGCAAATCGGACTGGTTGAAAATTCACTTTGCCGAAGCTTGGAATGAATTACATCATCTCCTGATTGCCGAAGCGCTGGACGGCGATCGCTTTTGGATCGATCGGTTTGTGGCGCGGGCAGGGGCGTTTGTCTACTACTGGATTTTGGTGCCTGTCTATATGATTTCGCCGCGATCGGCCTACCACTTCATGCAGTTGGTGGAAGAACATGCCTACCATACCTACGACACCTTTTTGCAAAAGCATGAAGCAGCGCTAAAGGCTGAACCTGCGCCTGCTGTAGCTGCTAAGTACTACCAAGAAGGTGATATGTATCTGTTCGATGAGTTCCAAATGGCGGCAGGATCGGAGCAGCGCCGTCCTCAAATTAAGACGCTCTATGATGTGTTTTTGGCGGTGCGGGACGATGAACTAGAACATGTCAAAACGATGATCGTCTGCCAGCAACCCGATGCTCAAGCCAACTTCCAAAGTCCCCACAATAGCGAAAAATCGGCGCTTCCAGAAGCAACTCAAGTCGCGATCGCGGCTACTACACAGCAGTTAGTACGAGAAGAGGTGAAATGCTAA
- a CDS encoding S-layer homology domain-containing protein, with amino-acid sequence MSRVAFVGQSIRFSLGMAIALGVTAIASSPSPILAQTTPTNAPNSNPQPQSGCISGYPDGTFRGDRPVTRYEFAAGLNACLNNIEQQIPANRANLATKADFEALIQRQRELNAQVKDLSSRVDGISTKPITRPRQPLRHGPKL; translated from the coding sequence ATGTCTAGAGTTGCGTTTGTCGGTCAATCAATCAGGTTTTCTTTGGGAATGGCGATCGCCCTTGGAGTAACAGCGATCGCCTCGTCGCCCAGCCCAATACTGGCTCAAACTACTCCGACCAACGCCCCGAATAGCAATCCACAACCTCAATCTGGCTGCATTTCTGGCTATCCCGATGGCACCTTTCGCGGCGATCGCCCAGTTACTCGTTACGAATTTGCGGCTGGCTTAAATGCTTGCCTGAATAACATTGAGCAACAGATTCCCGCAAACCGCGCTAACTTAGCGACTAAGGCCGATTTTGAGGCATTGATTCAACGCCAACGGGAGCTAAATGCTCAGGTCAAAGATTTATCGAGCCGCGTAGATGGCATTTCTACTAAACCCATCACTCGTCCTCGCCAGCCTCTCAGACATGGCCCCAAGCTATAG